DNA sequence from the Ovis canadensis isolate MfBH-ARS-UI-01 breed Bighorn chromosome 2, ARS-UI_OviCan_v2, whole genome shotgun sequence genome:
CATGGGATGCTGGCTGTGCTCTCTGGTGATTGCCCCcataaatgttttctttggggAGCTCATCCCTAGTTGTACACCAAGTTCCTGAAAGACCTTAACACCTAAGGCCTGGCCTAGCATCCTGTGTCCTGAGTTCTCATCCTTGAACTGAGTGATCCGTTGCAGCTACTCAGAACAGCAGGCCCATTCCTGGCCCTTTGTTTTCTGCACAGATTTGGACCAGCAGAGCCTGCCAAGTGAACCAGAGGAGGCCCTGAGTCGGGAgctaggggagggagaggagacagaCCTGGCCCCTCCCGAAGACCTGCTAGGCTCTCCTCAGGCCCTCTCACAAGACCTGGACTTGGAGGAAGAAGATGTGGCATCCGAGGAAGCCTTGCTTCAGCTCTCATCCCCCCTTCACTTTGTGAACACACACTTCAATGGGGCAGGGTCTCCCACAGATGGAGTGATGCTCTCCCCTGGAGGACCAGCGGAGACACTGAGCCTGGAGGCAGTGAGTGGTGACCTCACCACTCCTCCCAGCACTCTGTCGCCCCTACTTGGCCTTGCGGAAAGTGACCCAGTCCCCGTCCCCTCCCCCTCCGTACTCCCATCTCTGCCCCAGGActcaccccagcccctgcctgccccTGAGGAAGAAGAGGCACTCACCACTGAGGACTTCGAGTTGCTGGATCAGGGGGAGCTGGAGCAGCTAAATGCAGAGATGGGGTTGGGTCCAGAGACATGCCCAGAGCCCCCTGATGCTTCACCCCCTCCACCCCTAGGGCCCGACACCCCGTCTCTGGTACAGTCAGACCAGGAGGATCAGGCCGTGGCAGAGCCATAAGCCTGGGGGAACGAGTTGCAGGCACAGTAGGGCTTCCTGGCTAAGGATGTCACTGTTGGCTCCTTTCCctgctctcctggggaggagCAATATGTGGGGAAGCTGGCTATCAGATGGAGCCAGTCCACCctccgcctgcctgcctgcctgcctgcctgccgtcCCAGGCCTGGGACAGTACCTGGGATTTGTTTTAAGtttgtaaataattttacatttggGTTTAGTGGTTATGAACAGGGCTAGGGGAGTCCTTCCCACTTGCCTCCCCGCCTCATCTCTAGTCTCATTCCACAATGCCCCAAGCCCTGACGGtctgtccttttctttttcctcctttcctcagGGACCTGTGCTGCTCTGTCCTCGTGTCCCACTCGGTTGTTTAGTTCAGGcactttatcatttttctttcctatccCAGCCCCTCTCTGCTTTACTTCCCTGCTGTGTCCTGTCCTTAGCAGCTCAATCCCCACTCTTTACCAGCTCTTCCTCCCCAGCAGGCCCCAGCTAAGCTTTAGGGAGGCTCCCGTCTGGGAGGTACAGATGAAACCTGGGGTGGTGGGTCGGGTCAGTAGTTAATGCACTTAAGTCACTGTAGCCCGTGGAACCTCCACTGCACCCTTGCCCTTGTTCATCCTGGCCCTTCCCTATACAGGATGAGAGCAGGGATCCCACAGCACGTATGCCAGCGCTGTGGTAGTGAGCAGGACATCTGTCTTGTGGGGCGAGGGGCTTTCTTATCTTAGGAGTAAGGAGATCTGTTTCTCTGGGTCATGGTCCAAGTGTGGTGGGACCCCCTACTAGGGTCAGGAAATGGACAGTAACATCTGTGCAGGTGTTGACTGGAAAAATAAAGTGTTGATGGCTAGAACTGCTGCTGCCTGCCTCACTGAGCTCTGTCTCCCTCTGTGCTCTGCCCCTACTGCCTTATCCCCTGTTTGCTCCTGGCTGTTTATTTACTTTGGTGCAAAACAAGGCCAGAAGCAAGGATTACCCTGACAGCCCTAACCTGCCCTTAGCCGAGTTCTCTGTGATAATGCTTAGTAAGGTTTAGCATGTGCAAATAAGTATGTGCAGGAGGAAGCTGCTTCAGCTTCCCAGTCAGAAACTTGAGACCACTGTGTACCACAACAGTTGTTTTCTAGTGTTGTCCACAAGCTTAACACTTACGTAAGAAGTCCTTACCCATCTGTGTACTGACGGTTAACTCCCTCAATCCTCATTTGTCTCTCCTGATAGAAGCAAACAAGCAGGACTTGGATACCTGCATTAAAATTGATTccgaggggcttccctcatgatccagtggttaagaatcctcctgccagtgcaggagacaccggtttgacCCCTAGTCTaggaagatccaacatgctgcagggcaactatgcccatgtgccaaaactactgagcccttgaTCTTCATCTACTGAGCCCCTGCACCATAACTGCTG
Encoded proteins:
- the RETREG2 gene encoding reticulophagy regulator 2 isoform X2, translated to MISYIVLLSILLWPLVVYHELIQRMYTRLEPLLMQLDYSMKAEADALHHKHDKRKRQGKNAPPGGDEPLAETESESEAELAGFSPVVDVKKTALALAITDSELSDEEASILESGGFSVSRATTPQLTDVSEDLDQQSLPSEPEEALSRELGEGEETDLAPPEDLLGSPQALSQDLDLEEEDVASEEALLQLSSPLHFVNTHFNGAGSPTDGVMLSPGGPAETLSLEAVSGDLTTPPSTLSPLLGLAESDPVPVPSPSVLPSLPQDSPQPLPAPEEEEALTTEDFELLDQGELEQLNAEMGLGPETCPEPPDASPPPPLGPDTPSLVQSDQEDQAVAEP